A section of the Thermoproteales archaeon genome encodes:
- a CDS encoding FKBP-type peptidyl-prolyl cis-trans isomerase — protein sequence MTLEQGAFVLIDYAVYSKDDQKLIDTTIADKAKEGNIYNENIKYEPELVIIGEGLIFKSLEEKIVNLSEGDSATIELPPEKAFGKRDPSKIRTVSARELTRRGIVPKVNEEVEINGQRAVVKSVGGGRVILDFNHPLAGKTLVYELKIVKVVKEPAEKVKELIYRWLKKVINRNEIRVRITKKTVTITLPHKSLLVENVAVVRRGIVRDIQKYFPEIEKIVFKEEYELSSKKKKTIQPAEQQQVKVSGQEDIQKIQ from the coding sequence ATGACTTTAGAGCAGGGCGCATTTGTGCTGATAGACTATGCTGTATATAGCAAAGATGATCAAAAATTGATCGACACTACTATAGCAGATAAAGCAAAAGAAGGCAACATATATAATGAAAATATAAAATATGAACCTGAACTCGTTATAATTGGCGAGGGTTTAATATTCAAAAGCTTGGAAGAAAAAATTGTCAATCTTAGCGAGGGCGACAGCGCTACTATTGAGTTGCCGCCAGAAAAGGCTTTTGGGAAAAGGGATCCTTCTAAAATAAGAACAGTATCGGCTAGAGAACTCACACGAAGAGGTATTGTTCCAAAAGTGAATGAAGAAGTTGAAATAAATGGACAAAGAGCAGTGGTAAAAAGCGTTGGCGGAGGGCGAGTTATCTTAGACTTTAATCATCCACTAGCTGGAAAAACCCTTGTTTATGAATTAAAAATTGTAAAAGTCGTTAAGGAACCAGCAGAAAAAGTAAAAGAACTTATTTATCGTTGGTTAAAGAAGGTTATAAACAGAAATGAGATAAGGGTAAGGATCACGAAGAAGACAGTAACGATAACTCTTCCACATAAATCTTTGCTTGTAGAAAACGTTGCAGTTGTTAGACGGGGAATAGTGAGGGATATCCAGAAATATTTTCCTGAGATAGAAAAAATCGTATTCAAAGAGGAGTACGAACTTTCATCTAAGAAAAAGAAAACTATTCAACCGGCTGAACAGCAGCAAGTGAAAGTTTCTGGCCAAGAGGACATTCAAAAGATCCAGTGA
- a CDS encoding UPF0179 family protein yields MQMRKKIITLVPEAQARKGERFKVNITPTCDKCENFRFCVRKLRKGFTYEIVEIRQARHFCPAAKDYMNVVVVIELPVKILLPKKIAFEGAVIEVPKIECNFRKCKNWNLCHVEGLKPGEKIKICEIITGSFECPLGQKLSLAAVQPVE; encoded by the coding sequence ATGCAGATGAGGAAGAAGATAATAACTTTAGTTCCTGAAGCTCAAGCTAGAAAAGGCGAACGTTTCAAGGTAAATATTACACCTACATGCGACAAATGCGAAAATTTTAGGTTCTGCGTCCGTAAGCTTAGAAAGGGTTTTACCTATGAAATAGTTGAAATCAGACAAGCAAGGCATTTTTGTCCAGCGGCAAAAGATTATATGAACGTAGTTGTAGTGATTGAATTACCCGTAAAAATTTTATTACCTAAAAAAATAGCTTTTGAAGGTGCAGTTATAGAAGTGCCTAAGATTGAATGTAATTTTAGAAAATGTAAAAATTGGAATTTGTGTCATGTAGAAGGTTTAAAACCTGGCGAGAAAATTAAAATTTGTGAAATTATCACTGGATCTTTTGAATGTCCTCTTGGCCAGAAACTTTCACTTGCTGCTGTTCAGCCGGTTGAATAG
- a CDS encoding RNA-binding protein, with the protein MPSSSTAEILQEALGNIVFVRLKGGREVRGILKSFDQHLNLVLDNAEEMRENKSRKLGLIIVRGDNVVLVSPGTSQR; encoded by the coding sequence TTGCCGTCGTCAAGTACTGCAGAAATATTGCAAGAAGCTCTTGGTAATATTGTCTTCGTCAGGTTAAAAGGTGGGAGAGAAGTTCGTGGAATATTAAAAAGTTTTGATCAGCATCTGAATCTCGTATTGGATAACGCCGAGGAAATGAGAGAAAATAAATCAAGAAAGCTTGGTTTGATAATAGTTAGAGGAGATAATGTAGTTTTAGTAAGTCCAGGAACCAGCCAGAGGTAA
- a CDS encoding 50S ribosomal protein L37e produces MVKGTTSFGKRGKKKTHIRCPRCGRHSYNIRKKYCAACGWRRSRKIRKYSWQNKKVTKVRIR; encoded by the coding sequence ATGGTTAAGGGAACCACATCATTTGGAAAAAGAGGAAAGAAAAAAACTCATATAAGATGTCCAAGGTGCGGGCGTCATAGCTACAATATAAGGAAGAAGTATTGCGCGGCATGCGGCTGGAGGAGGTCAAGAAAAATCAGAAAATACTCATGGCAAAACAAAAAGGTTACAAAGGTTAGGATTCGATAG